One Magnetococcales bacterium genomic region harbors:
- a CDS encoding DUF1640 domain-containing protein, translated as MSQAIAFDTYAYVKKLKDAGTDERQAAIQAEALVNLVEDRLTTKKDLAEVDATLRRDIKELDVKIESVRADLKRDIKELDVKIESVRSELQRDIKELDVKIESVRSELQRDIKELDVKIESVRKELDAKIDLVQADLKRDIKELDAKIELFRKEFDVKIESVRAELKRDIKELDAKIELFRKEIDAKIDLVQADLKRDLKEMETSLRRDMKKMELSFQRDMRELEQRMVIKLGSLMVIAVGAMAALVKLL; from the coding sequence ATGAGCCAGGCGATTGCCTTCGACACCTACGCCTACGTCAAAAAACTCAAGGATGCCGGAACCGATGAACGGCAGGCGGCCATCCAGGCCGAAGCGCTGGTCAACCTGGTCGAGGATCGGTTGACCACCAAAAAGGACCTGGCCGAGGTCGATGCCACATTGCGACGAGACATCAAGGAACTCGATGTCAAGATCGAGTCGGTCCGGGCGGATCTGAAGCGCGACATCAAGGAACTCGATGTCAAGATCGAGTCGGTCCGCTCCGAGTTGCAGCGCGACATCAAGGAACTCGATGTCAAGATCGAGTCGGTCCGCTCCGAGTTGCAGCGCGACATCAAGGAACTCGATGTCAAGATCGAGTCGGTCCGGAAAGAGCTTGACGCCAAGATCGATTTGGTCCAGGCGGATTTGAAACGCGACATCAAGGAACTCGATGCCAAGATCGAGTTGTTCCGGAAAGAATTCGATGTCAAAATCGAGTCGGTCCGCGCCGAGTTGAAGCGCGACATCAAGGAACTCGATGCCAAGATCGAGTTGTTCCGGAAAGAGATCGATGCCAAGATTGATTTGGTCCAGGCGGATTTGAAACGCGACCTGAAGGAAATGGAAACCAGTTTGCGGCGCGACATGAAAAAAATGGAACTCAGTTTCCAACGCGACATGAGGGAACTGGAACAACGCATGGTGATCAAGCTCGGCAGCCTGATGGTCATTGCCGTCGGGGCGATGGCGGCGCTGGTGAAACTGCTTTGA